One window of Desulfovibrio subterraneus genomic DNA carries:
- a CDS encoding glycosyltransferase family 2 protein — MNAPHVSLSIIITNHNYGSYLPRLFDALNRQTHPLDDTEIILVDDGSTDDSVPTAEALGKELNCARFMLLHAGGKGHPAPVRNKGLARAKGALLFAMDADDLIDAEFLRACREMLDYRPSVDLVYTAQKIVHEDGHIPPQTILLPCTTPHLLSWQNVVTSPAVFRRKVWENSQGFRRDTMYEDWDFWVQAAAAGFRFGRIESALFTYWKHGASFTSQAVENDRMSKVRIVVDNPALFHISVRKWASLVLSGHSVESFPRGIIPLPQDAMALLANHTLSAMTDPTGPTGQPPAAMAARRHDFA, encoded by the coding sequence ATGAATGCGCCACATGTCAGCCTGAGCATCATCATAACCAACCACAACTACGGGTCATATTTGCCCCGTCTTTTTGATGCGCTCAACCGGCAGACGCATCCTCTGGACGATACTGAAATAATTCTGGTGGATGACGGCAGTACGGACGATTCCGTTCCCACCGCAGAGGCGCTGGGCAAGGAACTCAACTGTGCCCGGTTCATGCTGCTGCATGCCGGTGGCAAAGGGCACCCTGCTCCGGTGCGCAACAAGGGGCTTGCCAGAGCCAAGGGCGCCCTCTTGTTCGCCATGGATGCGGACGATCTGATCGATGCGGAATTTCTTCGGGCCTGTCGGGAGATGCTGGACTATCGTCCCTCCGTGGACCTTGTCTACACGGCTCAGAAGATCGTTCACGAAGACGGGCACATACCTCCGCAGACCATTCTGCTGCCCTGTACCACTCCCCATCTGCTTTCATGGCAGAACGTGGTTACGTCTCCGGCTGTCTTCCGCCGCAAGGTTTGGGAGAATAGTCAAGGGTTTCGCCGTGATACCATGTATGAGGACTGGGATTTCTGGGTGCAGGCTGCGGCTGCGGGCTTCCGGTTCGGGCGGATAGAATCTGCCCTTTTCACGTACTGGAAGCACGGGGCAAGCTTCACGTCCCAAGCCGTGGAAAACGATCGTATGTCCAAGGTTCGCATCGTAGTCGACAATCCTGCCCTGTTTCATATTTCCGTGCGCAAATGGGCATCGCTCGTACTGTCAGGCCATAGCGTGGAATCGTTCCCCCGCGGCATCATCCCGCTGCCTCAGGACGCCATGGCCCTTCTGGCCAACCATACGCTGAGCGCAATGACCGATCCGACCGGCCCGACTGGCCAGCCACCCGCCGCAATGGCGGCACGACGCCACGACTTTGCATGA
- a CDS encoding NfeD family protein, producing the protein MPEFLSPWLIWFLAGVIIMLAELGIPGFVIIFFGVGCWAAALTAVWFPGALTAQIAVFMLVSLISLLTLRKAAVRIFVGRSEGASDEDTGNVPVGAHVIVEQEILPGREGRVRFRGTLWSAVAEEPLKVGAEAQISGVDKANKACLRVVPVRQE; encoded by the coding sequence ATGCCTGAATTCCTTTCGCCGTGGCTTATCTGGTTTCTGGCCGGTGTGATCATCATGCTGGCCGAACTGGGAATCCCGGGATTCGTCATAATATTCTTCGGCGTCGGTTGTTGGGCCGCAGCGCTTACGGCTGTGTGGTTCCCCGGCGCCCTTACTGCCCAGATTGCCGTGTTCATGCTGGTTTCGCTGATTTCGCTGCTCACGTTGCGCAAGGCCGCAGTGCGCATTTTTGTGGGCCGCAGCGAAGGTGCCTCTGATGAGGATACCGGCAATGTCCCCGTGGGGGCTCACGTCATTGTGGAACAGGAGATTCTTCCCGGCAGAGAGGGCAGGGTGCGCTTTCGTGGCACACTCTGGTCCGCTGTTGCCGAGGAGCCTTTGAAAGTCGGTGCCGAGGCGCAGATTTCGGGCGTGGATAAAGCCAACAAGGCATGTCTGCGCGTGGTACCTGTCCGTCAGGAATAA
- a CDS encoding SPFH domain-containing protein, protein MLSPAAIALIALAVLLVVVLIKGAVIVPQKTAAIMERLGKYSRTLEAGFHVLIPFVDRIAYSFSLKEEVIDVPAQICITKDNVSVEVDGIIYLEVQDAFKSAYGIDNYLRAASQLAQTTLRSAIGKIDLDKTFEEREKINNEVIDAIDQAAMTWGVKVLRYEIKDITPPLSVKEAMEAQMTAERQKRANIATSEGLRQSMINQSEGEKQKQINEAEGKAAQVRLVAEADAKRIELVAGATAQGILLVADAVKSDGGIEALNMRLAEQYIREFGNLAKETNTVLMPANVADVAGVIATAMSTVKEVKGGM, encoded by the coding sequence ATGCTGAGTCCTGCAGCCATAGCCCTTATTGCCTTAGCGGTGTTGCTGGTCGTCGTCCTTATTAAAGGAGCGGTCATCGTGCCGCAGAAAACGGCAGCCATTATGGAACGTCTCGGCAAGTACAGCCGTACCCTTGAAGCGGGTTTTCACGTGCTTATCCCGTTCGTGGATCGCATCGCCTACTCCTTCAGCCTGAAGGAAGAGGTGATTGATGTGCCTGCGCAGATCTGCATTACCAAGGATAACGTCAGCGTTGAGGTTGACGGCATCATCTATCTTGAGGTGCAGGACGCTTTTAAATCGGCTTACGGCATAGACAATTATCTGCGTGCCGCATCGCAGCTCGCACAGACCACGCTGCGTTCCGCCATCGGCAAGATCGATCTCGACAAGACCTTTGAGGAGCGCGAAAAGATCAACAACGAGGTCATAGACGCCATTGACCAGGCGGCAATGACCTGGGGCGTGAAGGTGCTGCGTTACGAGATCAAGGACATAACGCCGCCCCTGTCCGTGAAGGAAGCCATGGAAGCCCAGATGACGGCGGAACGTCAGAAGCGCGCCAATATTGCCACATCCGAGGGGCTGCGTCAGAGCATGATCAACCAGTCCGAAGGTGAGAAGCAGAAGCAGATAAACGAAGCAGAAGGCAAGGCCGCGCAGGTGCGACTGGTTGCCGAGGCCGATGCCAAGCGTATTGAACTGGTTGCCGGGGCAACTGCGCAGGGTATTCTTCTGGTGGCGGATGCCGTCAAATCCGACGGTGGTATAGAGGCACTGAACATGCGCCTTGCCGAACAGTACATCAGGGAATTTGGTAACCTTGCCAAGGAAACCAATACCGTGCTCATGCCTGCGAACGTTGCAGACGTGGCGGGTGTTATTGCCACTGCCATGTCCACGGTAAAGGAAGTGAAAGGCGGAATGTAG
- a CDS encoding PAS domain S-box protein has product MSNTTPPNTPRNGKNRNGRSQRRQGILKRLPGQLWGFGFAVLVILFIAASAFNLLPLRQIWKDPLNFEERVWLTEHNKPIVVAATPASRPLEYLDEHGEYLGMVADYMHLLEERLHVKFKLVEPDNMNQLLEMAKNREIDMIAGFAGNPARIDYMQFTKPYLELPTVILVNKSQKEFLTLETMRDKGMELALPKEYAVIDYIHKYYPDIHIQPVYNYLAALLHVSFDEIDATIISLPQASYFIEDKGITNLRVAGHTEFAIYNRIAVRSDWPILARIMQKGLDTITPAEQSTIYRRWVRLDQNYISFFLQNKRFWFYMAGGVLFVVLTFVSIIMWNRTLQRRVQQRTEELKKELKDRMRMLAAMEQTEDGIFILDTQGYVEYTNPSFQAMTGYSETELKGKHIAMVRSDKHNEEFYRHIWDNIGKGEVWRGQTTYKRKNGSLLEGDLSITPVLDDEGKVINIVEVVRDITEKLRMETRMRQSQKMEELGTLAGGIAHDFNNIIAAISGYAELAQPSVPAESRAASNLDRIRKVAARAREMVNQILVFSRRREPERRRVELEPLIHEVLNLLRTSLPSTITIEADLQANGTLMADPSQIHQIIMNLGTNAAYAMRESGGVLQVSTRYRDLAERDIAPTSQLHPGRYIQLEVADSGCGVPSELLNRIFDPFFTTKPQGEGTGMGLAMVHGIVGSMGGEITARSELGEGATFTLLLPLAGKAKQEEAGEEEAAVTGQGRILLVDDEEDLVAINTQLLEDLGYKVTGLTDSRTALKAVASTPDAFDLIVTDQTMPGLTGAKLAEAVYAIRPDLPVILCTGYSEVLRSIREGQHGIRKIMLKPFELAEFSRIVREVLDN; this is encoded by the coding sequence ATGTCCAACACCACCCCGCCAAATACACCGCGGAACGGGAAAAACCGAAACGGCAGGAGCCAGCGCAGGCAAGGCATCCTCAAACGACTGCCCGGCCAGCTCTGGGGCTTCGGCTTTGCCGTTCTCGTCATCCTGTTTATCGCGGCGTCTGCCTTCAACCTTCTGCCGCTGCGGCAGATATGGAAGGACCCGCTCAACTTCGAGGAGCGTGTGTGGCTGACCGAGCACAACAAGCCCATTGTCGTGGCTGCCACGCCCGCATCCCGTCCGCTTGAGTATCTGGACGAACATGGCGAATATCTCGGTATGGTGGCCGACTACATGCACCTGCTGGAAGAACGCCTGCACGTGAAGTTCAAGCTCGTCGAGCCGGACAACATGAACCAGCTCCTCGAAATGGCAAAAAACCGCGAGATAGACATGATCGCCGGTTTTGCAGGCAACCCCGCACGCATAGATTACATGCAGTTCACCAAGCCATATCTTGAGCTGCCCACCGTCATTCTGGTCAACAAGAGCCAGAAGGAATTCCTCACGCTGGAAACCATGCGCGACAAGGGCATGGAACTGGCGCTGCCCAAGGAATATGCGGTAATAGACTACATCCACAAATATTATCCGGACATACACATACAGCCGGTTTACAACTACCTTGCCGCCCTGCTGCACGTCTCGTTTGACGAGATTGATGCAACCATCATCTCGTTGCCGCAGGCCAGCTACTTCATTGAAGACAAGGGCATAACCAACCTGCGCGTGGCCGGACATACGGAATTTGCCATCTACAACCGCATTGCCGTGCGCTCAGACTGGCCCATTCTTGCGCGTATCATGCAAAAAGGGCTGGATACCATAACCCCGGCCGAGCAGAGCACCATCTACAGGCGCTGGGTACGGCTCGATCAGAACTACATATCCTTCTTCCTGCAGAACAAGCGTTTCTGGTTCTACATGGCAGGCGGCGTGCTCTTCGTGGTGCTGACCTTTGTTTCCATCATCATGTGGAACCGCACCCTGCAACGGCGGGTGCAGCAGCGCACCGAGGAGCTCAAGAAGGAGCTCAAGGACCGCATGCGCATGCTGGCCGCCATGGAGCAGACCGAAGACGGCATATTCATTCTGGATACACAGGGATACGTGGAATACACCAACCCCTCGTTTCAGGCCATGACCGGCTATTCGGAAACTGAACTCAAGGGCAAGCACATTGCCATGGTCCGCAGCGACAAGCATAATGAAGAGTTCTACCGCCACATATGGGACAACATAGGCAAAGGCGAGGTATGGCGCGGCCAGACCACCTACAAGCGCAAGAACGGCTCATTGCTTGAAGGCGACCTTTCCATCACCCCCGTGCTCGACGACGAGGGCAAGGTCATCAATATTGTGGAAGTGGTGCGAGACATCACCGAAAAGCTGCGCATGGAAACCCGCATGCGCCAGAGCCAGAAGATGGAGGAACTCGGCACCCTCGCAGGGGGCATAGCCCACGACTTCAACAACATCATTGCCGCCATATCCGGGTACGCCGAGCTCGCCCAGCCCTCGGTGCCCGCAGAGAGCCGCGCCGCGAGCAATCTTGACCGTATCCGCAAGGTCGCCGCGCGGGCGCGCGAAATGGTGAACCAGATTCTGGTGTTCTCGCGCCGCCGCGAACCGGAACGCCGCCGCGTGGAGCTGGAACCGCTCATCCACGAAGTGCTCAACCTGCTGCGCACCTCTCTGCCCTCCACCATCACCATAGAGGCGGACCTGCAGGCAAACGGCACCCTCATGGCCGACCCCAGCCAGATTCACCAGATCATCATGAACCTTGGCACCAACGCGGCCTATGCCATGCGTGAATCAGGCGGCGTGCTGCAGGTGAGCACCCGTTACCGCGACCTGGCCGAGCGGGATATTGCCCCCACCAGCCAGCTGCACCCCGGCAGATACATACAGCTTGAGGTGGCCGACTCCGGCTGCGGTGTTCCCTCTGAACTGCTGAACCGTATTTTCGACCCCTTCTTCACCACCAAGCCGCAGGGCGAAGGCACGGGCATGGGCCTTGCCATGGTGCACGGCATCGTGGGCAGCATGGGCGGCGAAATCACGGCCCGCAGCGAACTGGGAGAAGGTGCCACCTTCACCCTGCTTCTGCCCCTTGCCGGAAAGGCAAAGCAGGAAGAAGCGGGAGAAGAGGAAGCAGCCGTTACGGGTCAGGGACGCATCTTGCTGGTGGACGACGAGGAAGACCTTGTGGCCATAAACACCCAGCTTCTTGAAGATCTCGGCTACAAGGTCACGGGGCTCACCGACAGCCGCACCGCGCTGAAGGCTGTTGCCTCCACGCCGGATGCCTTTGACCTGATCGTCACGGACCAGACCATGCCCGGCCTCACGGGGGCCAAACTGGCAGAAGCTGTGTATGCCATACGCCCCGACCTGCCGGTCATCCTCTGCACCGGCTACTCGGAGGTGCTGCGCTCCATCCGCGAGGGACAGCACGGCATACGCAAGATCATGCTCAAACCCTTTGAACTGGCCGAATTTTCCCGCATTGTCCGGGAAGTGCTGGACAACTGA
- a CDS encoding sigma 54-interacting transcriptional regulator, which produces MARILIIDDDPDISTIIAQLAEDAGHAPYTAGTLGDGLRRLHSTPIDLVFLDVRLPDGRGIDALADIRKSEGQPDVIIITGLGDPDGAELAIQNGAWDYIEKGSTLKQIAFSMDRALKYRERHRPGESRSLKRDKLVGDSPAVHAVLDNLVVAATGEASVLITGETGTGKEVVARTVHENSNRASGPFVVLDCASIPANLVEGELFGHVKGSFTGATASRQGVVGQADGGTLFLDEVGELPLAMQGAFLRVLQEKRYRPVGSTRELVSDFRLVAATNRDLESMCRAGTFRTDLFYRLKSCAILVPPLRQRLEDVPALARHHLDGICARYGWQPKQLSEELLSLLMHYEWPGNVRELVQTLERTAVFAADEETIYPEHLPVDIRARAAGRMVQRTCSLESSVAEMPQAQDVVPEQAGTDVRGAAVVSSADVLGDVLGDVPAVSPSASPADSTGTAVESAGQEVASEPDFVSRYLETGGETGAGRRGTIPRFKEFRTACIDHIEKAYLERLLDVADGSIKDACRLSGLSRTRLYVLMKSHGVVRE; this is translated from the coding sequence ATGGCCCGTATCCTGATAATCGACGATGACCCGGACATCAGCACCATCATAGCCCAGCTGGCGGAAGACGCAGGGCATGCTCCCTATACGGCGGGAACCTTGGGAGATGGGCTGCGCAGGCTGCATTCCACCCCCATTGATCTGGTGTTTCTCGACGTGCGTCTGCCCGACGGCAGGGGAATAGATGCCCTTGCGGATATCCGAAAATCGGAAGGGCAGCCCGATGTCATCATCATTACCGGCCTTGGTGATCCCGACGGGGCGGAACTGGCCATCCAGAACGGGGCATGGGACTACATCGAAAAGGGCAGCACCCTCAAGCAGATTGCCTTTTCCATGGACCGGGCGCTCAAATACCGCGAACGGCACAGGCCGGGTGAGTCGCGTTCCCTGAAACGGGACAAGCTGGTGGGGGACAGTCCCGCCGTGCATGCCGTGCTGGATAATCTTGTTGTGGCCGCCACGGGTGAAGCCAGCGTGCTCATCACAGGTGAGACGGGTACCGGCAAGGAAGTGGTGGCCCGCACTGTGCACGAGAACAGCAACAGGGCCTCCGGCCCCTTTGTGGTGCTCGACTGCGCCTCCATTCCCGCCAATCTGGTTGAAGGCGAGCTGTTCGGCCATGTAAAAGGCTCGTTTACCGGTGCCACAGCCTCGCGGCAGGGGGTAGTGGGGCAGGCCGACGGTGGCACCCTGTTCCTTGATGAAGTGGGCGAACTGCCGCTTGCCATGCAGGGGGCCTTTCTGCGTGTGCTGCAGGAAAAGCGTTATCGTCCGGTGGGCTCCACCCGCGAGCTTGTCAGTGATTTCAGGCTGGTAGCAGCCACCAACCGCGACCTTGAATCCATGTGCCGTGCCGGAACCTTCCGGACGGATCTCTTTTACCGGCTCAAATCCTGCGCCATACTCGTGCCTCCGTTGCGGCAGCGGCTTGAGGATGTTCCGGCCCTTGCACGCCACCATCTGGATGGCATCTGCGCTCGCTACGGCTGGCAGCCCAAGCAGCTTTCAGAAGAACTGCTTTCGCTGCTCATGCATTACGAATGGCCCGGTAACGTGCGCGAATTGGTGCAGACGCTGGAGCGCACGGCGGTTTTTGCGGCAGATGAAGAGACCATTTATCCCGAGCATCTTCCTGTGGACATTCGCGCCCGTGCAGCCGGACGCATGGTGCAGCGCACCTGTTCCCTTGAGAGCAGCGTGGCAGAAATGCCGCAGGCTCAGGACGTTGTGCCGGAACAGGCCGGAACGGATGTCCGAGGAGCGGCGGTGGTTTCTTCGGCGGATGTATTGGGGGATGTGTTGGGGGATGTTCCGGCGGTATCACCGTCTGCATCTCCGGCTGACTCCACGGGAACTGCGGTGGAGTCCGCAGGGCAAGAGGTGGCGTCCGAGCCGGATTTCGTGTCCCGCTATTTGGAAACGGGTGGGGAGACAGGAGCGGGACGCAGGGGGACTATTCCCCGATTCAAGGAATTCCGCACCGCCTGCATAGATCATATCGAAAAGGCCTATCTTGAGCGCCTTCTGGATGTCGCAGACGGTTCCATTAAGGATGCCTGCAGGTTGTCCGGCCTTTCCCGCACCCGACTGTATGTGCTGATGAAGTCGCACGGGGTGGTGCGCGAGTAG
- the dctP gene encoding TRAP transporter substrate-binding protein DctP, translating to MKRIVAVMLCLAAVFGLTACNDKPAEKKAEKITLKFATQHPIEHMAQKAAERIKARVEKETEGRVEIQIYPANQLGDASQIYEEVIRGSIDIAHITVPDQFDSRLGVGFLPYIARDYDQIRKVFATTAFIPTELAKMHDKLGVKFFSYFGEGFIGVGTVKPLEAINVPGTEKGHMIRVPGLDVFKFGAEELGFRTTSLPYADTYSALQTGVVDGWLGGPPNLNYLGFRDVIKHFYQYNVNFESTQYVMNKKTFEGIADADRAVVEKAFVDEGQQSFLMAESEDQMYRKKMQEMGIEVVTFSTQELEAMANYVREKAWKRLEANLTPELLNGLKASYSN from the coding sequence ATGAAACGTATTGTTGCCGTAATGCTGTGTCTGGCAGCCGTATTCGGTCTGACCGCGTGCAACGACAAGCCTGCTGAAAAGAAGGCTGAGAAGATCACCCTTAAGTTTGCCACCCAGCACCCCATTGAGCATATGGCTCAAAAGGCTGCCGAGCGCATCAAGGCTCGCGTGGAAAAGGAAACTGAAGGCCGTGTGGAAATTCAGATCTACCCCGCCAACCAGCTCGGCGATGCTTCCCAGATTTACGAGGAAGTCATCCGCGGTTCCATCGACATCGCGCACATCACCGTGCCCGACCAGTTTGACTCCCGCCTCGGCGTAGGCTTCCTGCCCTACATCGCACGCGACTACGATCAGATTCGCAAGGTTTTCGCCACCACCGCTTTCATTCCCACCGAACTGGCGAAGATGCATGACAAGCTCGGCGTGAAGTTCTTCAGCTACTTCGGCGAAGGTTTCATCGGCGTTGGCACCGTCAAGCCCCTTGAAGCCATCAATGTTCCCGGTACCGAAAAGGGTCACATGATCCGCGTTCCCGGCCTCGACGTATTCAAGTTCGGCGCAGAGGAACTGGGCTTCCGCACCACCTCCCTGCCTTACGCCGACACCTATTCCGCCCTGCAGACCGGCGTTGTCGACGGCTGGCTCGGTGGCCCGCCCAACCTGAACTACCTGGGCTTCCGCGACGTTATCAAGCACTTCTACCAGTACAACGTGAACTTCGAGTCCACCCAGTACGTCATGAACAAGAAGACCTTTGAAGGCATTGCAGATGCTGACCGCGCTGTTGTCGAAAAGGCATTCGTGGACGAAGGCCAGCAGTCCTTCCTGATGGCTGAAAGCGAAGACCAGATGTACCGCAAGAAGATGCAGGAAATGGGTATCGAGGTTGTGACCTTCTCCACCCAGGAGCTGGAAGCCATGGCCAACTACGTGCGCGAAAAGGCATGGAAGCGTCTGGAAGCCAACCTTACCCCCGAGCTGCTCAACGGCCTCAAGGCTTCTTACAGCAACTAA
- a CDS encoding TRAP transporter small permease, producing MIATKFNPVQFFWKGLNKFQKIIMATTSICIVVMICIAVVARYIFGSDFYGAEELIQMLAFWLYFMGAAQGSRERSQISADILTCYITDEKRCRMAQLFKDFISTAICLLVTVWALQFVMWGVQMGPKSPVFRLPMLIPHIAVGLGFVLMSMYQVVYLVQDVAAHVRLARVER from the coding sequence GTGATCGCCACCAAATTCAATCCCGTGCAATTCTTCTGGAAGGGGCTGAACAAGTTCCAGAAGATCATTATGGCCACAACCAGCATTTGTATCGTGGTCATGATCTGCATTGCCGTGGTCGCACGATATATTTTCGGTTCCGACTTCTACGGCGCGGAAGAACTTATTCAGATGCTTGCCTTCTGGCTCTATTTCATGGGTGCGGCTCAGGGCAGCCGCGAGCGCAGCCAGATTTCTGCCGATATTCTCACCTGCTACATCACTGATGAAAAGCGTTGCCGTATGGCGCAGCTTTTCAAGGATTTCATCTCCACTGCAATCTGTCTGCTGGTTACCGTATGGGCGCTGCAGTTCGTGATGTGGGGCGTGCAGATGGGGCCCAAGTCTCCGGTGTTCCGTCTGCCCATGCTCATCCCGCATATCGCGGTAGGTCTGGGATTTGTTCTCATGTCCATGTATCAGGTTGTCTACCTTGTGCAGGACGTTGCCGCCCACGTGCGTCTGGCCCGTGTGGAACGTTAG
- a CDS encoding TRAP transporter large permease, producing MTVAIAIGILMFTLFIGVPIPFAFFGSGAYLIFAGGYDPGFLLPYGFAKMNSIVLLTIPLFIMAGGVMDKGGIGDRLVDVVDTIAGRIRGGLGVVTVVTCAIFGAVTGSSSATVSCIGSIMMPKLKQAGYPMGHSAALLASSGVLGILIPPSMLMILYAWMGNQSVLACFLAAFVPGVILTVLLSLVNLFLLRNNKDIAVSPSMDMATTAKTFVSKSAKASPALMMPVIILGGIYGGIMTPTEAAAVAVLYAVPVAMFVYRGLKAKNLMYTLIESATTTGVIMAMMFAVMILSRLYIMENLPDQIMHVLTSISDNKFVLLLMINVFMLIMGMLMDDVSGVLLGTPILVPLIMKLGVDPIQFAAIMGVNLGMGNVTPPTAPLLYLSGRISGAPVTEMLKPTLYLILFAWLPTLLLTTYVPEVSLTLVHYLMGN from the coding sequence ATGACAGTCGCAATCGCAATAGGTATTCTCATGTTCACGCTGTTCATCGGCGTGCCCATTCCCTTTGCCTTCTTCGGTTCCGGTGCCTATCTGATTTTTGCAGGCGGGTATGATCCCGGCTTCCTGCTGCCGTACGGCTTTGCCAAGATGAACTCCATTGTTCTGCTTACCATTCCGCTGTTCATCATGGCGGGAGGCGTTATGGACAAGGGCGGCATAGGCGACAGGCTGGTGGACGTGGTCGATACCATCGCAGGCCGCATCCGTGGCGGTCTGGGCGTGGTTACCGTTGTTACCTGTGCCATCTTCGGCGCGGTTACCGGTTCTTCTTCCGCCACTGTTTCCTGTATCGGCTCCATCATGATGCCCAAGCTGAAGCAGGCCGGATACCCCATGGGACATTCCGCCGCGCTGCTCGCAAGCTCCGGCGTTTTAGGCATTCTCATTCCCCCGAGCATGCTGATGATTCTGTACGCATGGATGGGCAACCAGTCCGTTCTTGCCTGCTTCCTCGCTGCCTTCGTTCCCGGTGTCATTCTGACCGTTCTGCTCAGCCTGGTTAACCTGTTCCTGCTGCGCAACAACAAGGATATCGCCGTATCGCCCAGTATGGACATGGCCACCACGGCCAAGACCTTTGTCAGCAAGAGCGCCAAGGCTTCTCCCGCCCTCATGATGCCCGTGATCATTCTCGGCGGCATCTACGGCGGTATCATGACCCCCACGGAAGCAGCAGCTGTTGCCGTGCTGTACGCCGTTCCTGTGGCCATGTTCGTGTACCGCGGCCTGAAGGCCAAGAACCTGATGTACACCCTGATTGAATCCGCCACCACCACCGGCGTTATTATGGCCATGATGTTCGCGGTTATGATTCTGTCCCGCCTGTACATCATGGAAAACCTGCCCGATCAGATCATGCACGTGCTGACCTCCATTTCTGACAACAAGTTCGTGCTGCTGCTCATGATCAACGTGTTCATGCTCATCATGGGCATGCTCATGGACGACGTTTCCGGCGTGCTGCTCGGCACCCCCATTCTTGTGCCGCTGATCATGAAGCTCGGTGTGGACCCCATCCAGTTTGCCGCCATCATGGGCGTGAACCTCGGCATGGGTAACGTAACCCCGCCCACAGCTCCCTTGCTTTATCTCTCGGGCCGCATTTCCGGCGCACCCGTGACCGAAATGCTCAAGCCGACCTTGTATCTCATTCTCTTCGCGTGGCTGCCCACGCTGCTGCTGACCACCTATGTGCCCGAAGTGTCTCTGACTCTCGTGCATTACCTGATGGGCAACTAG
- a CDS encoding L-serine ammonia-lyase, iron-sulfur-dependent, subunit alpha, translating to MRSIRELYRIGVGPSSSHTMGPKIAAERFLERNRSAASFKVYLYESLGATGKGHLTDWAVQQVLGPERTEIVWCPELKQPLHPNGMLFEALDADCKVTDSWTVYSVGGGAIREEGEPADAGNHVYDLPDIAAIMAHCEDKGITYWEYVERCEGVDIWDFLADVWKTMHAAIERGLDTQGVLPGSIGLRRHAWSYYRKTRLSGPDMQQSGLLTAFAMAVSEENAAGGIIVTAPTCGACGIVPAVLHYLQQTNSLTGRDVLRALATAGLFGNVIKHNGSISGAEVGCQGEVGSACAMAAAAATQLMGGSLRQIEYAAEMGLEHHLGLTCDPVDGLVQIPCIERNACAASRALSCGQMAILSDGSHRIPFDEVVHVMTQTGHDLPSLYRETSTGGLAQAYFARMQKRA from the coding sequence ATGCGTAGCATACGGGAACTGTACCGCATCGGGGTTGGTCCTTCGTCCAGCCATACCATGGGGCCCAAGATCGCCGCAGAGCGTTTTCTTGAGCGCAACCGGTCTGCCGCTTCTTTCAAGGTGTATCTTTATGAAAGCCTTGGAGCCACCGGCAAGGGCCACCTGACCGACTGGGCCGTGCAGCAGGTTCTGGGACCGGAACGCACAGAGATTGTCTGGTGTCCCGAACTGAAGCAGCCACTGCATCCCAACGGCATGCTCTTCGAGGCGCTTGATGCCGATTGCAAGGTGACGGATTCGTGGACTGTGTACAGCGTGGGCGGTGGAGCCATCCGTGAGGAAGGCGAACCTGCTGACGCGGGAAATCACGTCTATGACCTGCCCGATATCGCCGCCATAATGGCGCATTGCGAAGACAAGGGCATTACCTACTGGGAATACGTGGAGCGCTGCGAAGGCGTAGACATCTGGGATTTTCTCGCAGATGTCTGGAAGACCATGCACGCCGCCATAGAGCGCGGCCTTGATACGCAGGGGGTTCTGCCCGGTTCCATCGGCCTGCGCCGCCATGCGTGGAGCTACTACCGCAAGACCCGCCTCTCCGGCCCCGACATGCAGCAGTCCGGATTGCTCACGGCCTTTGCCATGGCGGTATCGGAAGAAAACGCAGCCGGCGGCATCATTGTCACTGCGCCCACTTGCGGTGCCTGCGGCATTGTTCCCGCTGTGCTGCACTACCTGCAGCAGACCAACTCGCTTACCGGCAGGGATGTGCTGCGGGCGCTTGCCACGGCCGGTCTGTTCGGCAACGTGATCAAGCACAACGGCTCTATCTCCGGTGCCGAAGTGGGCTGTCAGGGCGAAGTGGGCTCTGCCTGCGCCATGGCTGCCGCTGCCGCCACCCAGCTCATGGGCGGCTCGCTGCGGCAGATAGAATACGCGGCGGAGATGGGCCTTGAACACCACCTTGGCCTTACCTGCGACCCTGTTGACGGCCTTGTGCAGATTCCCTGCATCGAGCGTAACGCCTGTGCGGCCAGCCGTGCCCTTTCCTGCGGGCAGATGGCCATTCTTTCCGACGGTTCACATCGCATTCCCTTTGATGAAGTGGTGCACGTCATGACCCAGACAGGGCATGACCTGCCCAGTTTGTACAGGGAGACATCAACCGGCGGGCTTGCTCAGGCCTATTTCGCACGGATGCAGAAAAGAGCTTGA